Proteins from a genomic interval of Medicago truncatula cultivar Jemalong A17 chromosome 3, MtrunA17r5.0-ANR, whole genome shotgun sequence:
- the LOC25488716 gene encoding protein PELPK1 → MAYINLSKIIFPLMILAILSAKSITMVVGARNLLESNIPEVPKLDFPPIPKPELPKIPELPKPELPKVHELPKPELPKVPELPKPELPKFNVPEWPKPEFPKVPELPKLPELPKFPELPKLELPKVPELPKLELPKVPELPKPYIPKVPELPKPELPKFNVPELPKPELPKFPEIPNGVPTTTP, encoded by the coding sequence ATGGCTTACATCAAtttatcaaaaatcatttttccatTAATGATTCTAGCTATACTGTCAGCCAAGAGTATTACAATGGTTGTCGGGGCACGCAATCTTCTAGAGTCGAACATACCTGAGGTTCCAAAACTTGATTTTCCACCTATACCAAAGCCCGAGCTTCCTAAGATTCCTGAATTACCTAAGCCAGAATTGCCTAAGGTACATGAATTGCCAAAGCCAGAATTACCTAAGGTACCTGAACTTCCAAAGCCTGAGCTACCTAAGTTTAATGTTCCTGAATGGCCAAAACCCGAGTTTCCCAAAGTCCCTGAGTTGCCGAAACTTCCCGAGTTGCCTAAGTTCCCTGAATTGCCAAAACTCGAGCTACCTAAAGTCCCTGAATTGCCAAAACTTGAGCTACCTAAAGTCCCTGAGTTGCCCAAGCCATATATTCCTAAGGTACCTGAATTGCCAAAACCTGAACTACCTAAATTTAATGTCCCTGAATTGCCAAAACCCGAGTTACCGAAATTTCCTGAAATTCCTAATGGTGTTCCAACTACTACTCCTTAA
- the LOC112420419 gene encoding uncharacterized protein: protein MENILNLFMQDTNQRLKNLSCQMEKMQLQLSDIDVQISNLFLHEKHEDVSTENEEFSEIVEEGVDQTEEGTTLEGAQEIDTSHKEEFPQERPYTEEAKTVENEEVMEVTEKKERILSKEESMEGKGKKVNKVELIGS from the coding sequence atggaaaatattttgaatctgTTCATGCAAGATACTAACCAAAGATTGAAAAATTTATCATGTCAAATGGAGAAAATGCAGCTGCAACTTTCAGACATAGATGTTCAAATCAGCAATCTATTCCTTCATGAAAAGCACGAAGATGTTTCAACTGAGAATGAGGAATTCAGTGAGATTGTTGAGGAAGGAGTTGATCAAACTGAGGAAGGTACAACACTGGAAGGTGCACAAGAAATAGACACATCACACAAAGAAGAATTTCCTCAAGAACGACCATATACTGAAGAGGCCAAAACtgttgaaaatgaagaagtgATGGAGGTGACAGAGAAAAAGGAACGGATACTAAGCAAGGAAGAATCAATGGAAGGAAAGGGGAAGAAAGTGAACAAGGTGGAGTTGATCGGGTCATAG
- the LOC120579647 gene encoding uncharacterized protein yields MWIRLSKTDVLPLKEEDVHRVYHLPMAGEQINIKLCSEAAIKRLRVELGLDGDYSPFVKATELEIRLKIMEKPKAWVKGAICLIIHNILCPTNNSLVSLHYAQVLEEASSYNWCSHVLQYMKDGLQNPEVANPLADFHFLMINYMEKMGKRSPFLTGKYKQPSLRDWDVKSANQNLQKVHELMGLDKGLTVGVKRLQTTDDGLLVMCFDADTCPLSKVREN; encoded by the exons ATGTGGATAAGACTGAGCAAGACGGATGTGCTCCCATTGAAAGAAGAAGATGTGCACAGAGTGTATCATCTCCCAATGGCGGGGGAGCAGATCAACATTAAACTTTGCTCAGAAGCAGCAATAAAGAGACTCAGGGTAGAGTTAGGATTGGATGGTGATTATTCTCCATTTGTCAAGGCGACAGAGTTGGAGATAAGACTGAAGATAATGGAGAAACCAAAGGCATGGGTAAAGGGTGCAATTTGTCTTATAATTCACAACATTTTGTGCCCCACTAACAACAGCTTAGTTTCGCTACATTATGCTCAAGTATTAGAAGAGGCTTCATCTTATAACTGGTGCTCCCATGTTCTCCAATATATGAAAGACGGATTGCAAAATCCGGAAGTGGCAAATCCATTAGCGGACTTCCACTTCCTAATG ATTAATTACATGGAGAAAATGGGGAAGAGAAGCCCATTCCTTACAGGAAAATACAAGCAGCCATCGCTTCGTGATTGGGATGTCAAGTCGGCAAACCAAAACCTTCAGAAGGTGCATGAGCTTATGGGGCTGGATAAAGGATTGACAGTTGGGGTCAAAAGACTGCAGACCACCGATGATGGTCTGCTTGTAATGTGTTTTGATGCAGATACATGTCCACTATCTAAGGTGAGAGAAAATTAA